In Carassius carassius chromosome 19, fCarCar2.1, whole genome shotgun sequence, a single genomic region encodes these proteins:
- the LOC132094918 gene encoding immunoglobulin superfamily member 2-like: MREKAEGSISSRMMDLWCRLWHLPLMLYISGLLQFDLCSGQIQVQIQEGPLFRVKGYPISISCNVTGFTGPSKRDFEFILKKPNIELNIISTSDPNFAYGIFSDRIRKKEIYVERLSGSSVVLWIKDLQENDAGDLLCGTIHTGGTYFGDYDDEAKLNVITDTLEASYSGSPSQSLSEGDPLQLECQVSSQTFQHTHLSVTWFLHGELDENPRPIITLDKDLTVKPGAGFEDRYRAGLISMDKVEDTTYRLKMPQVQQSDQGKFFCKAIEWIQDPDRSWTQIAHKTTAACDVEIKRIVAPDADSFSVNLKASKGPLQEGDALDIRCSVNAQNLPGHFFSVTWLKDQQRVAQIGSSGVLTVFDSYKERENAAEMRAVKTSHMDYLLTIRSARTEDHGQYQCEVWQENMNEDGTFKKIQKQISSPETVSITAKESNLAVVMLMKDAVTEGDALHVSCSVSGFKGPLSVSWQHKKDPGASFSDVVSLTHEGVMKDVGARYQSRNVQTFHSPAGNFTLQLGASSISDSGEYKCIVSEWTVQSNGEMKAITQSQQKAITVKSVDSLMVVSLTSRTTKVPIDSPVQLLCRVRGPKVSLALRWMFQPHNSSVQTNILSVSHTGEMTWRADQRNYQLNIQAQPEDTRFTLMVPRASKQQKGQYQCQVDAYQKDVQKAFKNSNLLAVIVHKPVSKMSLFSPTSRLETTVNTDVKLECSVTRTTTNTSRFTITWMFGSQVLLTMDLDAVVKFGPAAGLELDQRIRLEIRQKQNFQMIIQKVRTSDSGQYQCEVEEWLQDPLGDWYSLKNMSVSTELVVKEKESKLRVQKDNQMLNITNHQAGFTIDCVITSQSSDKSVFEVTWFKVQEKGPVTIFNARHDGILHSEIPDRNLVFGRPLATHYKLTVPQINPTDIGQYYCQVEEWLLTANTWKKFASDKSGELSIYVHTEGEKQIDPLLITLAIAIPLICFLILVIILLLRKSHKKKYEINMKYELKKKKKKDCLWAEKHALNGPSID, from the exons ATGAGGGAGAAAGCGGAAGGATCGATCAGTTCAAGGATGATGGACCTTTGGTGCCGACTGTGGCACCTGCCACTAATGCTGTATATCTCGGGACTCCTGCAGTTTG ATCTGTGCAGTGGTCAGATTCAGGTCCAGATCCAGGAAGGTCCTCTGTTTAGAGTGAAAGGATACCCCATCTCCATATCCTGTAATGTTACAGGGTTTACAGGCCCATCTAAGCGGGATTTTGAGTTCATTCTCAAGAAACCAAATATAGAGTTAAATATAATCAGTACCAGTGACCCAAACTTTGCCTACGGAATATTCTCCGatagaataagaaaaaaagagatttatGTTGAAAGGCTGTCAGGATCTTCAGTTGTCTTGTGGATCAAAGATTTACAGGAGAATGATGCAGGTGATCTGCTCTGTGGGACCATACACACAGGTGGTACATATTTCGGAGATTATGATGATGAAGCAAAGCTTAATG TGATTACAGACACCCTGGAGGCATCGTACTCGGGTTCTCCCTCTCAGAGCTTGTCTGAAGGTGATCCTCTTCAGCTTGAGTGCCAGGTCTCCAGCCAGACTTTTCAACACACTCATCTGTCGGTCACCTGGTTTCTCCATGGTGAATTGGATGAAAACCCCCGGCCAATCATTACCCTGGACAAAGATCTGACTGTAAAGCCAGGAGCTGGATTTGAGGATCGCTATCGTGCTGGTCTTATCAGCATGGATAAGGTGGAGGACACAACCTACAGACTGAAGATGCCTCAAGTGCAGCAGTCCGACCAGGGGAAGTTCTTCTGCAAAGCCATTGAGTGGATCCAAGACCCAGACCGTTCCTGGACACAGATTGCCCACAAAACCACTGCAGCATGCGATGTGGAGATTAAACGAATCG TGGCCCCTGATGCCGACTCCTTCAGTGTTAATCTGAAGGCTTCAAAGGGGCCACTACAGGAGGGAGACGCACTGGACATCCGCTGCAGTGTGAATGCACAGAACCTTCCTGGTCATTTCTTCTCGGTGACTTGGCTGAAGGACCAGCAGAGAGTGGCCCAGATCGGATCCTCTGGGGTGCTCACCGTTTTTGACAGTTACAAAGAGCGAGAGAATGCAGCAGAGATGAGAGCAGTGAAAACCAGTCACATGGACTACCTGCTGACCATCCGTTCGGCTCGGACTGAGGACCACGGCCAATACCAGTGTGAAGTTTGGCAGGAAAACATGAATGAAGATGGCACcttcaaaaaaatacaaaaacaaatatccAGTCCAGAGACTGTGAGCATCACAGCTAaag AGAGTAATCTGGCAGTGGTCATGCTGATGAAGGATGCGGTGACTGAGGGAGATGCACTACATGTCTCCTGCTCAGTGTCAGGATTCAAGGGTCCTTTATCAGTGTCATGGCAACACAAGAAAGACCCGGGGGCTTCCTTCAGTGATGTCGTTAGTCTGACCCATGAGGGAGTGATGAAAGATGTTGGGGCAAGGTATCAGAGCAGAAATGTCCAAACATTTCATTCTCCAGCTGGAAACTTTACTCTACAGCTTGGTGCATCTTCAATATCTGACAGTGGAGAATATAAGTGCATTGTGTCTGAATGGACAGTACAGAGCAATGGAGAGATGAAAGCCATCACCCAATCTCAGCAAAAAGCCATTACAGTTAAATCTGTTG ATTCTCTAATGGTGGTGAGCTTGACAAGTCGTACAACAAAGGTGCCAATAGATTCTCCAGTACAACTGCTATGTCGAGTCAGAGGGCCTAAAGTGTCTTTGGCTCTACGCTGGATGTTTCAGCCCCACAATTCATCTgttcaaacaaatattttatccgTAAGTCACACTGGAGAAATGACCTGGAGAGCAGATCAGAGAAACTATCAACTGAACATTCAAGCACAGCCAGAGGACACTCGTTTCACTCTCATGGTGCCAAGAGCCAGCAAACAGCAAAAAGGACAGTACCAGTGTCAAGTTGATGCCTATCAAAAGGATGTACAGAAAGCCTTTAAGAACTCCAACCTGTTAGCTGTGATTGTACACAAACCTG TCAGCAAGATGAGCCTGTTCTCACCCACTTCTCGTCTGGAAACCACTGTCAACACTGATGTTAAGCTTGAATGCTCAGTCACGAGGACAACCACAAATACGTCTCGTTTCACAATAACATGGATGTTTGGGTCCCAGGTGCTCTTAACTATGGACCTAGATGCTGTTGTCAAGTTTGGCCCTGCAGCCGGCCTAGAGTTGGACCAGAGGATCCGTTTGGAAATAAGACAGAAACAGAACTTCCAGATGATTATCCAGAAGGTCAGAACATCTGACAGTGGACAATATCAATGTGAGGTGGAAGAGTGGCTTCAGGATCCTCTTGGGGACTGGTATTCCCTCAAGAATATGTCTGTTTCCACAGAGCTGGTTGTCAAAGAGAAAG AAAGTAAACTGCGTGTTCAGAAGGACAATCAAATGCTCAACATTACAAACCATCAGGCTGGGTTCACCATTGACTGTGTCATTACCTCACAATCCAGCGATAAATCAGTCTTTGAGGTCACCTGGTTCAAGGTTCAGGAAAAAGGACCAGTCACTATATTCAATGCCAGGCATGACGGTATCTTACACAGTGAAATTCCTGATAGAAATCTGGTGTTTGGACGACCACTTGCCACACACTATAAACTGACTGTGCCACAGATCAACCCCACTGATATTGGGCAATACTACTGTCAGGTTGAGGAATGGCTTCTAACTGCTAACACCTGGAAGAAATTTGCTTCAGATAAATCTGGAGAGCTCTCCATCTACGTTCACACTGAAG GTGAAAAACAGATAGACCCACTGCTAATAACATTGGCCATCGCTATTCCTCTGATTTGTTTTCTTATATTGGTCATAATATTGTTGTTGAGAAAGAGCCAcaagaaaaaatatgaaataaatatgaaatatgaactgaagaagaagaagaagaaagactgTCTGTGGGCTGAAAAACATGCCCTTAATGGGCCTTCTATCGATTAG
- the si:dkey-11f4.14 gene encoding LOW QUALITY PROTEIN: uncharacterized protein si:dkey-11f4.14 (The sequence of the model RefSeq protein was modified relative to this genomic sequence to represent the inferred CDS: inserted 1 base in 1 codon), with translation MKTLGEVFHLFVCVILSRFNAVSSVMYVENGKSVTLHPNIQGIPEDILLTFNANKVAEHDLIEFQDYGQFRGRSELQITTGQLTVFRMTRQDSGIYRSAIQIDGKLQNSENEVQVIDAVQEPNVTCILNNITESNILFCSVSSPFHTTFEWTGSNLTQHSGQELHISKEEKPDSVFICTVXNEVCQKSTSFALKDCLTVFPDVQQ, from the exons ATGAAAACCCTTGGGGAAGTATTTCATCTTTTCGTCTGTGTCATATTATCAAGATTCA ATGCTGTAAGTTCTGTCATGTATGTTGAGAATGGGAAGAGTGTGACTCTACATCCAAATATACAAGGCATTCCTGAAGACATTTTGTTGACATTCAATGCAAACAAGGTGGCTGAACATGATTTGATTGAATTTCAAGATTATGGTCAATTCAGAGGAAGATCAGAGCTCCAAATCACTACTGGGCAGCTCACTGTTTTCCGCATGACCAGACAGGACAGTGGCATTTATAGGTCTGCAATACAGATCGATGGAAAGCTGCAAAATTCTGAAAATGAAGTTCAAGTGATTG ATGCTGTGCAGGAGCCTAATGTGACCTGTATACTGAACAATATCACAGAATCCAATATATTATTCTGCTCAGTTTCATCTCCGTTCCacacaacctttgaatggactGGGTCTAATTTGACACAACACTCTGGGCAAGAACTTCACATCAGCAAGGAGGAGAAGCCTGATTCAGTCTTTATCTGCACTG AAAATGAAGTTTGCCAAAAAAGCACCAGTTTTGCTTTGAAAGACTGCCTCACAG TTTTCCCAGATGTGCAACAATAA